A DNA window from Ancylothrix sp. D3o contains the following coding sequences:
- a CDS encoding M15 family metallopeptidase → MAGRNFLVSSAVSSARPPLTQKAAKQSTSYTVPDWARMIDIGSVNRNIKLDIRYATTNNFLKRKLYKDARCILRAGVAQKLAQVQEDLQKRGMGLKVYDCYRPLSVTKQMWEALPDGRYVANPVRGSRHNRGAAVDLTLVDSKGKELEMPSGFDDFSERAWRTYAGKDVSEKARKNSRILEEVMVKYGFISLPTEWWHFDAKGWEGFSLLDVPFGAVPKVK, encoded by the coding sequence GTGGCTGGACGAAATTTTCTGGTTTCATCGGCTGTTTCTTCTGCGCGTCCGCCATTGACCCAAAAAGCAGCCAAGCAAAGCACTTCTTATACTGTACCAGATTGGGCGCGGATGATTGATATTGGGTCTGTGAATCGGAATATTAAGTTGGATATCCGCTATGCAACAACGAATAATTTTTTAAAGCGGAAACTTTATAAAGATGCGCGTTGTATTTTGCGGGCCGGTGTGGCTCAAAAGTTGGCTCAAGTTCAAGAAGATTTGCAAAAAAGAGGGATGGGTTTAAAAGTTTATGATTGTTACCGGCCTTTGTCTGTGACTAAGCAAATGTGGGAAGCTTTACCGGATGGGCGTTATGTGGCAAACCCGGTTCGTGGTTCGCGTCATAATCGCGGTGCGGCGGTTGATTTGACTTTGGTGGATAGTAAGGGAAAGGAGTTAGAAATGCCGAGTGGTTTTGATGATTTTAGTGAGCGAGCTTGGCGGACTTATGCGGGTAAGGATGTGAGTGAAAAGGCGCGAAAAAATAGCCGTATTTTGGAGGAGGTGATGGTTAAATATGGGTTTATTTCGCTTCCGACAGAATGGTGGCATTTTGATGCGAAAGGGTGGGAAGGTTTTTCGCTTTTGGATGTTCCTTTTGGGGCGGTTCCGAAGGTGAAGTGA
- a CDS encoding TIGR00266 family protein, with translation MNIDILQQPDSAIAKITLSAGEELIAEAGSMIAMSGYINASTTLRKGKGGGIMGGLKRMLTGESLFLSVFRSPNSGGEVFLAPKMLGDLLHYRVSEPGIIVQATSYLASESDVNIDLGWQGFKSMFSGESIFWLDISGQGSVLLSSFGAIYEIPVNGEYIVDTGHIVAFEKSLSFEVTKSGSSWVGSLLGIGGEGLVCRFKGKGRIFCQTHNPNAFGQLVGSQLPPK, from the coding sequence ATGAATATTGATATTTTACAACAACCTGACAGCGCAATTGCTAAAATCACCCTGAGTGCCGGTGAAGAATTAATCGCAGAAGCCGGTTCAATGATTGCCATGAGTGGTTATATCAACGCCAGTACCACCCTCAGAAAAGGCAAAGGCGGGGGTATTATGGGCGGTTTAAAACGAATGTTAACCGGAGAGTCTTTATTTTTAAGTGTATTTCGTTCTCCCAACAGCGGCGGCGAAGTTTTTTTAGCCCCAAAAATGTTAGGTGATTTGCTTCATTATCGCGTATCTGAACCCGGTATAATTGTCCAAGCAACCTCTTATTTAGCTAGTGAATCTGATGTAAATATAGACTTAGGATGGCAAGGTTTTAAATCGATGTTTTCCGGTGAAAGTATTTTTTGGTTAGATATCTCTGGCCAAGGTTCAGTGCTATTAAGTTCTTTTGGAGCCATTTATGAAATCCCAGTCAACGGAGAATATATCGTAGACACCGGCCATATAGTTGCCTTTGAAAAATCCCTATCTTTTGAAGTCACAAAATCCGGCTCAAGTTGGGTAGGTTCCCTATTAGGAATTGGCGGCGAAGGATTAGTCTGCCGGTTTAAAGGCAAAGGCCGAATTTTTTGCCAAACCCATAACCCAAATGCTTTTGGTCAATTGGTAGGAAGTCAATTGCCGCCCAAATAA
- a CDS encoding alpha-amylase family protein: MQTFWYKNALVYSLDVETFMDSDGDGIGDFRGLTNCLDYLAGLGINCLWLLPFYPSPNRDNGYDVMDYYDVDPRLGTLGDFVEFIHQSRERGIRVLVDLVVNHTSIEHPWFQSARQGKTSKYHDYYVWSDNPEPNPALVAFPTVEESIWEYDEQAGASYLHHFYKEQPDLNIANPKVQEEILRIMGFWLELGVSGFRIDAAPFLIEEVGMENAHLFDLKQFLERMREFLANRSADAILLAEANVSPDQIPVYFDEGNRMQMLFNFLVNQNLFLALARQDAATLKEGLKILPSIPHNAQWLNFVRHHDELTLDRLSDEQQQEIFAAFAPEESMQIFGRGIRRRLPPMMQNDRRRIEMTYSLAFTLPGTPLVRYGDEIGMGDDLSLEGRESVRTVMQWSNAANGGFSKASPDALTRPVISKGEYGYQQVNVAFEQRDPTSFLNWMEHLIITRRQCPEFGSGKWRILETDKSAVFAHACEVDKTTVIALHNLSDQSCIVNLPEIPHQHLMEIFSDNFSLSRQQQKYDPLDENSYAIAINAYGYRWFRMSSMD; encoded by the coding sequence ATGCAAACATTTTGGTACAAAAATGCACTTGTCTATTCATTAGACGTGGAAACCTTTATGGATTCCGATGGTGATGGTATTGGGGATTTTCGAGGGTTAACTAATTGCCTAGATTATTTAGCTGGTTTGGGTATTAATTGCCTCTGGCTTTTGCCATTTTATCCATCTCCAAACCGAGATAACGGCTACGATGTGATGGATTACTATGATGTCGATCCCCGCTTAGGAACATTAGGAGACTTCGTAGAATTTATACATCAATCGCGCGAGCGCGGTATTCGAGTTTTGGTGGATTTAGTTGTTAATCACACCTCCATTGAGCATCCCTGGTTTCAAAGCGCACGACAAGGCAAAACATCAAAATACCATGATTACTATGTCTGGTCAGATAATCCCGAACCTAACCCTGCTTTGGTGGCATTTCCTACTGTAGAAGAGAGCATTTGGGAATATGACGAACAAGCCGGTGCATCCTATTTACATCACTTCTATAAAGAACAGCCGGATCTCAATATAGCTAACCCAAAAGTGCAGGAAGAAATTCTCCGCATTATGGGCTTTTGGCTGGAATTGGGGGTTTCAGGATTTCGGATTGATGCGGCTCCTTTTTTGATTGAAGAAGTAGGCATGGAAAATGCCCATTTATTTGATTTAAAGCAATTCCTAGAACGGATGCGAGAGTTTTTGGCGAATCGTAGCGCCGATGCCATTTTACTAGCAGAAGCTAATGTCTCACCCGATCAAATTCCTGTTTATTTTGATGAGGGTAACAGAATGCAGATGCTATTTAACTTTTTGGTAAACCAGAATTTATTTCTGGCACTAGCACGACAAGATGCAGCTACCCTCAAAGAGGGGCTTAAAATTTTGCCTAGTATTCCTCACAACGCGCAATGGCTCAATTTTGTGCGACATCACGATGAACTGACCCTTGATCGCCTTAGTGATGAACAACAACAGGAAATTTTTGCTGCGTTTGCTCCCGAAGAGTCTATGCAAATCTTTGGCCGGGGTATTCGCCGACGCCTACCCCCGATGATGCAAAATGATCGCCGTCGCATTGAAATGACCTACAGTTTAGCGTTTACCCTACCTGGTACTCCGCTAGTGCGCTATGGCGATGAAATTGGCATGGGAGATGATTTGTCGCTAGAGGGACGGGAGAGTGTTCGCACAGTGATGCAGTGGTCAAACGCTGCGAATGGTGGCTTCTCAAAGGCGTCTCCTGATGCTCTAACACGGCCGGTGATTTCAAAGGGTGAGTATGGTTATCAGCAAGTTAATGTTGCTTTTGAACAACGCGATCCGACTTCTTTTTTAAACTGGATGGAGCATCTTATTATTACTCGCAGACAGTGCCCGGAGTTTGGCAGCGGAAAATGGCGGATTTTAGAAACCGACAAAAGTGCGGTTTTTGCTCATGCCTGTGAGGTAGATAAAACAACTGTTATTGCTCTGCACAACTTAAGTGATCAGTCTTGTATTGTCAACTTGCCAGAGATTCCGCATCAGCATTTGATGGAAATTTTTAGTGATAATTTTTCTTTGAGTAGACAGCAACAAAAGTATGATCCGCTTGATGAAAACTCCTATGCAATAGCAATCAATGCTTACGGATATCGCTGGTTTCGCATGAGTTCAATGGACTAA
- a CDS encoding TIGR00266 family protein: MITKIAYEIEHAPSYASLRLDLQPNQTVLVEAGAMAAMDTGIKMKSKMKGGIMKGIGRMISGESLFLSEFTAENRPAQIYISPGTPGDIRHYYLTGNNSLMVQSSGFIACSPTVEVNTKFQGFKGFFSGESLFLIKASGQGDIWFSSYGAILEIPVTGAYVVDTGYVVAFEDTLDYHVEMMGGLSFKGLRTGILGGEGFVCRFQGQGRLWVQSRNLFPLLNFLDPFRPVKSNN; the protein is encoded by the coding sequence ATGATCACAAAAATCGCCTACGAAATTGAGCACGCACCCTCCTATGCCTCTTTGCGATTAGATTTACAACCCAACCAAACGGTACTTGTAGAAGCAGGCGCAATGGCAGCAATGGATACCGGCATTAAAATGAAATCAAAAATGAAAGGCGGCATAATGAAAGGCATAGGTCGCATGATCAGCGGAGAATCCCTTTTTCTCAGCGAATTTACTGCGGAAAATCGACCAGCACAAATCTATATTTCTCCCGGCACCCCCGGAGATATTCGCCATTATTATCTCACCGGCAACAACAGTTTAATGGTTCAATCTTCGGGGTTTATAGCTTGCAGTCCAACCGTAGAAGTTAACACAAAATTTCAAGGATTCAAAGGCTTTTTTAGCGGCGAATCTTTGTTTTTAATCAAAGCAAGCGGTCAAGGAGATATTTGGTTTAGTTCCTATGGCGCAATTTTAGAAATTCCCGTCACTGGCGCCTATGTTGTCGATACCGGCTATGTTGTCGCCTTTGAAGATACCCTTGATTATCATGTCGAAATGATGGGAGGTTTATCATTTAAAGGGCTCAGAACCGGCATCCTTGGCGGTGAGGGGTTTGTGTGCCGGTTTCAAGGTCAAGGCCGGTTGTGGGTTCAATCAAGAAACCTTTTCCCCTTGCTCAATTTCTTAGACCCTTTTCGACCAGTAAAAAGCAACAATTAA
- the purB gene encoding adenylosuccinate lyase — MIERYTLPEMGDLWTETYKLKTWLDVEIAVCEAQAELGYIPKEAVEEIKAKANFDLDRVLEIEAEVRHDMIAFLTNVNEYVGDAGRYIHLGLTSSDVLDTALALQLVASLDVLLARVEDFIQAIRYQAQQHRYTVMIGRSHGIHAEPITFGFKLAGWLAEMLRNRERLCSLRKQISVGKISGAVGTYANIDPKIEAISCQKLGLEPDTASTQVISRDRHAEYLQVLALVTASIERFAVEIRNLQRTDVLEVEEFFSKGQKGSSAMPHKRNPIRSERLTGMARIVRGHAIAALENVALWHERDISHSSVERVVFPDACILTHFMLVEITDLVKHLLVYPQNMERNMNVYGGVVFSQRVMLALVQKGMKREDAYRVVQGCAHQAWNKTDGNFRDLICKDEEVKSFLSPQELEDCFDAKHHLRNLEQIYQKLGI, encoded by the coding sequence GTGATCGAGCGCTATACTTTGCCCGAAATGGGCGATTTGTGGACTGAAACTTATAAGTTGAAAACGTGGCTTGATGTAGAAATAGCCGTTTGTGAAGCGCAGGCTGAATTAGGCTATATTCCAAAAGAAGCGGTTGAAGAAATTAAGGCAAAAGCAAATTTTGATCTTGATCGGGTTCTGGAAATTGAGGCGGAAGTCCGCCACGATATGATTGCATTTTTAACGAATGTCAATGAATATGTGGGGGATGCGGGGCGGTATATTCATTTAGGCTTAACCAGTTCTGATGTTTTAGATACGGCGCTGGCGCTGCAATTAGTGGCAAGTTTGGATGTGTTGCTGGCACGAGTTGAAGATTTCATTCAAGCGATTCGTTACCAAGCGCAACAACACCGTTATACGGTGATGATTGGCCGGTCCCATGGCATTCATGCGGAACCGATTACTTTTGGTTTTAAATTGGCCGGTTGGCTGGCAGAAATGTTGCGAAACCGCGAACGTTTGTGCAGTCTGCGTAAGCAAATTTCTGTGGGTAAAATTTCGGGGGCTGTGGGAACGTATGCGAATATTGACCCGAAAATTGAGGCGATTTCTTGTCAGAAATTAGGGTTAGAACCGGATACGGCTTCTACTCAGGTGATTTCCCGCGACCGGCACGCTGAATATTTACAAGTTTTGGCGCTGGTGACGGCTTCTATTGAGCGTTTTGCGGTGGAAATTCGCAATCTTCAAAGGACTGATGTTTTGGAGGTTGAGGAGTTTTTCTCGAAGGGGCAAAAAGGTTCGTCTGCTATGCCTCATAAACGCAATCCGATTCGCTCTGAACGTTTAACCGGCATGGCAAGAATTGTGCGGGGTCATGCAATTGCGGCGCTGGAAAATGTGGCGCTTTGGCATGAGCGAGATATTTCTCACAGTTCGGTTGAGCGTGTGGTTTTTCCTGATGCTTGCATTTTAACGCATTTCATGCTTGTAGAAATTACTGATTTGGTGAAACACCTGTTAGTTTACCCGCAAAACATGGAACGCAATATGAATGTTTACGGGGGCGTGGTGTTTAGCCAGCGGGTGATGTTGGCGTTGGTGCAAAAGGGCATGAAACGCGAAGATGCTTATCGGGTTGTCCAGGGTTGTGCTCATCAAGCTTGGAATAAAACTGATGGCAATTTCCGCGATTTAATTTGCAAGGATGAAGAGGTTAAATCTTTTCTATCTCCGCAAGAGTTGGAGGATTGTTTTGATGCAAAACACCATTTGCGGAATTTAGAGCAAATTTACCAAAAGTTGGGAATTTAA
- a CDS encoding NACHT domain-containing NTPase, translated as MSSKPSAKGSRLDLLTAIEQEITQRLQQTLHNAVLKTLLQEDPPKQTLRPDIDVKIAKQPRYELPPAANITTVFDQAEGRMLILGAPGSGKTTLLLDLANELCRRAFADDSAAVPVLFDLMGWREDQPLASWLVSELNAKYKLPTNQGWQWLESGKLLLLLDGLNELEDRQEKCILAINHFVENSSYSIPIAVSTRFKEYKSCNARLRLKAAILLRPLNETQIRAYLINARSRELWHNIETEPNLLELAKTPLLLNMMTLAYEEILIHSWKRLTEKEEMRQYLFNAYIRRQLSRQINSRKQPTPEKVRFGLIWLAKQMEKNHQSEFGLDNIPVSWLPPATKAKINLIALPVLKNLVLRIILWQKGYIPWNYRKFLDYVSQQFLMQKVGRRYRFQHKLLQEHFSQMAD; from the coding sequence ATGTCATCTAAGCCCTCAGCTAAAGGCAGCAGACTGGATTTATTAACAGCTATTGAGCAAGAAATCACCCAAAGGCTGCAACAAACTTTACACAACGCCGTTCTTAAAACCCTTCTCCAAGAAGATCCGCCAAAACAAACACTGCGCCCCGATATAGACGTAAAAATCGCCAAACAGCCTCGTTATGAACTTCCACCGGCAGCTAATATCACCACAGTTTTTGACCAAGCAGAGGGCAGAATGTTGATTTTAGGCGCCCCCGGAAGTGGCAAAACAACTTTGCTTTTAGACTTAGCAAATGAATTATGCCGGCGTGCTTTTGCTGATGATTCTGCTGCGGTGCCGGTGTTATTTGATTTGATGGGTTGGAGGGAAGATCAACCCCTTGCTAGTTGGTTGGTTTCCGAACTAAATGCTAAATACAAACTTCCCACCAATCAGGGCTGGCAATGGTTAGAAAGCGGCAAATTGCTGTTATTATTAGATGGATTAAACGAACTAGAAGATCGACAAGAAAAATGTATTTTAGCCATTAATCACTTTGTAGAAAATTCCAGCTATTCCATACCTATAGCCGTATCTACGCGTTTTAAAGAATATAAAAGCTGCAATGCCAGACTGCGTTTAAAAGCAGCAATTTTACTACGCCCCCTCAACGAAACCCAAATTCGTGCCTATTTAATCAATGCCAGAAGTCGAGAGCTTTGGCATAATATAGAAACCGAACCTAATTTATTAGAATTGGCAAAAACACCCTTGCTTTTAAACATGATGACTCTGGCTTATGAAGAAATTTTAATTCACTCTTGGAAACGTCTCACAGAAAAAGAAGAAATGCGCCAATATTTATTTAATGCCTACATTCGCCGCCAACTTTCCAGACAAATCAACTCCCGCAAACAACCAACACCCGAAAAAGTCCGCTTTGGGCTAATTTGGTTAGCAAAACAAATGGAAAAAAATCACCAAAGCGAGTTTGGTTTAGACAATATTCCTGTCAGTTGGCTGCCACCGGCAACAAAAGCCAAAATCAATTTAATTGCTTTGCCGGTTCTCAAAAATTTGGTTTTGCGGATAATTTTATGGCAAAAAGGATATATTCCCTGGAATTATCGCAAGTTTTTAGATTATGTTAGTCAACAATTCTTAATGCAGAAAGTCGGTAGACGCTACCGTTTTCAACACAAATTATTACAAGAGCATTTTTCCCAAATGGCTGATTAG
- a CDS encoding TIGR03885 family FMN-dependent LLM class oxidoreductase: MAHIGYHSSHEQFKPSELLKYVQMAEQAGFSLSLSSDHFYPWSEKQGQSGFAWSWLGAAMQATPKLSYRVVNAPGDRYHPAIIAQAAATLAEMFPNRFWLTVGSGQALNEHITGGKWLIKADRNARLKECVDIIRALWAGETVTHHGLVCVEDAKLYTRPSVVPLIIGAAITPKTAEWLGSWADGLITVSHPIDELKTVVDAFRRGGGEGKPMILKVQLSYDRTDEQARQGAYDQWRNNIFKSVVLGELKTVEQFDAIGQFVQPEELEPSVRISSNPNQHIEWLQQYIELGFDEIILHNVNREQEQFIEVFGEKVLPALR, translated from the coding sequence ATGGCACATATCGGTTATCACTCATCCCACGAACAGTTTAAGCCGAGCGAATTGTTGAAATATGTCCAAATGGCTGAACAAGCCGGCTTTTCCCTTTCTCTTTCCTCGGATCATTTTTATCCCTGGAGTGAAAAGCAGGGGCAGAGCGGTTTTGCCTGGTCTTGGCTGGGTGCGGCGATGCAAGCGACTCCTAAACTTTCTTATCGGGTGGTGAATGCCCCAGGAGATCGATATCATCCGGCGATTATTGCACAAGCGGCGGCAACTTTGGCAGAGATGTTTCCTAATCGATTTTGGCTTACGGTTGGTAGCGGGCAAGCATTGAACGAACATATTACGGGTGGAAAGTGGCTGATCAAGGCTGATCGCAATGCGCGTTTAAAAGAATGCGTTGATATTATTCGGGCATTATGGGCTGGGGAAACTGTGACTCATCATGGCTTAGTTTGTGTTGAAGATGCCAAACTTTACACGCGCCCTAGTGTTGTTCCTTTGATTATTGGTGCAGCTATTACGCCAAAAACTGCGGAGTGGTTAGGAAGTTGGGCAGATGGTTTAATTACTGTTTCTCATCCAATAGATGAACTCAAAACTGTTGTGGATGCTTTTCGCCGAGGGGGTGGAGAAGGAAAACCAATGATTCTTAAGGTGCAGCTTTCTTATGATCGCACGGATGAACAAGCCAGACAGGGAGCTTACGACCAATGGCGGAATAATATCTTTAAAAGTGTGGTGCTCGGAGAACTTAAAACGGTAGAGCAATTTGATGCTATAGGGCAATTTGTGCAGCCAGAAGAGTTAGAGCCATCTGTCCGAATTTCATCTAATCCTAACCAGCATATTGAGTGGCTTCAGCAATATATTGAATTGGGATTTGATGAAATTATTTTGCACAATGTTAATCGTGAGCAGGAACAATTTATTGAGGTATTTGGAGAGAAAGTGCTGCCGGCGCTGAGATAA
- a CDS encoding SH3 domain-containing protein: MKTYQNSKNSLKLTWITLCAGLLTVACTPTQTPTTQAPSQPSPIASTPAPPTPVATPVAKTPTQTPPKQAPASIPLKTTKPQECKITNAKIADPNPPANVRSSPEVKPDNIVGKVENGRIVGVLAEQNNWLQISEPQGWISKTITETECSEKTETISLTSNSNSKTINGRFIGTGSHTYLFTAKEGQTLTVAVQEGPLPFIISPDQKELTGGGDYTGKKSWTGKLPASGEYKIQFESNFRGYNYNTTVELQ, from the coding sequence ATGAAAACTTATCAAAACAGCAAAAATTCACTTAAATTAACTTGGATCACTCTCTGCGCCGGCTTACTCACCGTTGCTTGTACACCAACCCAAACCCCCACAACTCAAGCACCCAGCCAGCCATCGCCCATCGCCAGCACACCGGCACCCCCCACCCCCGTCGCCACCCCCGTCGCCAAAACACCAACTCAAACCCCTCCAAAACAAGCCCCAGCCTCAATTCCATTAAAAACTACAAAACCCCAAGAATGTAAAATTACCAACGCCAAAATAGCCGACCCCAACCCCCCCGCCAACGTGCGATCCAGCCCCGAAGTCAAACCCGATAATATTGTTGGTAAAGTTGAAAACGGCAGAATAGTCGGCGTCTTAGCAGAACAAAACAACTGGCTTCAAATTAGCGAACCCCAAGGATGGATTTCTAAAACCATCACCGAAACCGAATGCAGCGAAAAAACCGAAACAATTTCCCTCACTTCAAACAGCAATTCAAAAACCATTAACGGAAGGTTTATAGGCACCGGCAGCCACACCTATTTATTCACCGCAAAAGAAGGTCAAACCCTCACCGTCGCCGTCCAAGAAGGGCCCTTACCATTCATCATTTCCCCCGATCAAAAAGAACTCACCGGCGGCGGCGACTACACCGGCAAAAAATCATGGACAGGAAAACTACCAGCCTCTGGCGAGTATAAAATTCAATTTGAATCAAACTTCCGAGGCTATAACTATAACACCACTGTCGAACTGCAATAA
- a CDS encoding sensory rhodopsin transducer codes for MSQPIGQTRWAIAEGYIPGYGNGPEPQFTSHETACLLNTSNEDAHVEILIYFADREPVGPYRVTVPARRTKHLRFNDLSDPQPIPLDTDYACVIESDVPIVVQHTRLDSRQAENALLSTIAYPSS; via the coding sequence ATGAGTCAACCTATTGGACAAACTCGTTGGGCAATCGCTGAAGGCTATATTCCTGGCTATGGTAATGGCCCCGAACCGCAGTTTACCAGCCATGAAACTGCCTGTCTACTGAATACCTCGAACGAGGATGCTCATGTTGAGATCCTGATTTATTTCGCTGATCGTGAGCCGGTCGGGCCCTATCGCGTCACTGTTCCGGCTCGTCGCACTAAGCATTTACGGTTCAATGACTTGTCTGATCCTCAACCAATTCCTCTTGATACCGACTACGCCTGTGTTATTGAATCTGATGTGCCGATAGTTGTTCAACACACTCGTCTGGATTCACGTCAGGCTGAAAATGCCCTACTTAGTACGATTGCCTATCCCAGCAGTTGA
- a CDS encoding M48 family metallopeptidase yields the protein MTSDRNAPPSNRQLLTLLGIFGGFIILALWLIWLAVDNIVWLIPPQVEQQLGAIIAPAYEKFAQPSPAQDTLNQMLDRLENNLPAANRQGRNYQVLYIPEKTINAVALPGDTIIIYAGLVAQAQSENELMMVMGHELGHFANRDHLRRLGRGILVQIALSSILGDSGALGGAVASAIESVSGAQYSQNQERQADDFGLILLEKTYGQVAGATDFFARMAAKSGGELAFLASHPSPKNRVVRLQSLIEKRNLKIGKLKPLPPTLAQNKK from the coding sequence ATGACAAGCGATAGAAATGCACCGCCAAGTAACCGACAACTACTAACTTTGTTAGGAATTTTTGGCGGTTTTATTATATTAGCGCTTTGGTTAATTTGGTTAGCTGTCGATAATATTGTTTGGTTGATTCCGCCACAAGTCGAACAGCAACTAGGGGCAATTATAGCCCCAGCATACGAAAAATTTGCTCAACCTTCCCCCGCCCAAGATACCCTTAATCAAATGCTAGACCGGCTGGAAAATAACTTGCCGGCAGCCAACCGCCAAGGACGTAATTATCAAGTTTTATATATTCCAGAAAAAACCATCAACGCCGTTGCTTTACCCGGAGATACAATTATTATTTATGCCGGTTTAGTAGCCCAAGCCCAATCAGAAAATGAATTAATGATGGTCATGGGCCACGAACTCGGACACTTTGCCAACCGCGATCATTTACGCCGCTTAGGACGGGGAATTTTAGTGCAAATCGCCCTTTCTAGTATTTTGGGAGATAGCGGTGCTTTAGGTGGTGCTGTTGCATCAGCAATTGAGTCAGTTTCCGGCGCTCAATATTCCCAAAACCAAGAACGTCAAGCCGATGATTTTGGCTTAATTTTATTAGAAAAAACTTACGGACAAGTAGCAGGAGCAACAGATTTTTTTGCCCGAATGGCTGCAAAGTCTGGCGGGGAGTTGGCATTTTTGGCAAGTCATCCATCACCAAAAAATCGGGTGGTTCGCTTGCAAAGTTTGATAGAGAAACGCAATTTAAAAATAGGCAAACTTAAGCCTTTACCACCAACCCTTGCCCAAAATAAAAAATAA
- a CDS encoding TIGR00266 family protein, with the protein MKHEIRYKPSFAVVFVTLEPGESITAEAGAMTSMDARISMKTHFSGGFFSGLLKKFFGGESLFVNTFTNPTQERLQLVLTQSTIGDIACIDLRGNGICFQPGAYIAHTPGVNMGLGWAGFSSLFAGEGLFKLQLSGTGQVFFGAYGGLTQKRINGEFIVDSGHLVAYEPNIKMSLGLAGGLFGSVTSGEGIINRLSGSGVIYLQSRSIDGLIRFLRPKIF; encoded by the coding sequence GTGAAACACGAAATCCGCTACAAACCTTCCTTTGCTGTGGTTTTTGTAACTTTAGAACCCGGAGAAAGCATCACGGCGGAAGCGGGGGCGATGACGAGTATGGATGCTCGCATTTCCATGAAGACTCATTTCTCTGGGGGATTTTTCTCTGGGTTACTAAAAAAATTTTTTGGGGGTGAATCGCTTTTTGTCAATACCTTTACAAACCCAACCCAAGAACGTTTGCAACTGGTGTTAACACAATCAACTATCGGCGATATTGCTTGTATTGATTTAAGAGGGAATGGAATTTGTTTTCAACCGGGTGCTTATATTGCTCACACTCCGGGGGTAAATATGGGGTTGGGATGGGCAGGGTTTTCCAGTTTATTTGCCGGTGAAGGCTTATTTAAACTGCAATTATCCGGCACCGGCCAAGTATTTTTTGGTGCCTATGGTGGCTTAACCCAAAAACGAATTAACGGCGAATTTATTGTTGATAGCGGTCATTTAGTTGCCTATGAACCCAATATTAAAATGAGTTTGGGTTTAGCCGGTGGTTTATTTGGTTCTGTCACCTCTGGGGAAGGCATAATTAACCGGCTTTCTGGTTCCGGTGTTATCTATTTACAATCTCGAAGCATTGATGGGTTAATTCGATTTTTGCGGCCCAAAATTTTCTAA
- a CDS encoding NfeD family protein, which produces MSSSVMAPSVTLFPEPKEGIVDQEITTEQAGRVKYDGSYWPARFYDPNCQAKLEPKNAVSVLGIAGITLLVMPINIPETTNAPEQDKITEGDEQKNTLET; this is translated from the coding sequence ATGAGCAGCAGTGTAATGGCTCCTTCTGTGACTTTGTTCCCTGAGCCTAAAGAGGGAATTGTTGATCAAGAAATTACCACTGAGCAAGCCGGACGAGTAAAATATGACGGAAGTTATTGGCCGGCTCGCTTTTATGATCCCAACTGCCAAGCAAAACTAGAACCTAAAAATGCTGTCAGTGTGCTTGGTATTGCTGGAATTACTCTCTTAGTCATGCCTATAAATATACCCGAAACAACAAATGCTCCTGAACAAGATAAAATCACAGAAGGCGACGAGCAAAAAAATACTCTTGAAACTTAA